The sequence CGATTGTAGAAAACACGTTGTAAGCCGTGAGAATCACACTCTCCTAGTGAAAGTggttttggatcaaaatgtcataTATTAGGAACAATCTCAGAATTATACAGAATAATCTATTTGATTTGGGGAACAAGAAGTCATGCCCATGTTAGCAAGCACCAAGATCCTATAAAACACTGCATCACACAAGTGGAGAAGAGTTTTCAATCCCTAGAGATTGGTAGAACCATCACTCGAGTGTTTGTATAGTAATTTGTCTTGCCCCACTattgtctaaggtgtaggaggaagacattgatcattacccaatgagagcaccatttgtTGATGTTCATTACCACCCAATGTACACAAAAAGTTTATATTTTCCAAATTTCCAAACtcgtaacttgtttaatatgatgctTTCTCATATTTGAGTAATATCACTTACTATAATTCCACTTATATTTCAGAACATTTGAGTatgagatcgagcacaactagtacgcatgTATGAGATAAATTGTATTCAATCGAGAACATTGTGTTTCGATTGTAGGACGGACATGGTGGGCCATGAGGGTCACACTCACATTGACCAATCAAAGACTTTGACCACCACCTACCCCTCATTATTAAGCTCTATCGGTACACTTAATCCCATCCACTCGCTTTTTGGTTCCAGTTTGGTTAGGGTTTTgcctttcaaaataaaatttcatttttcaagATCAAGCACAATTGAGATGAAGATTGCACCACAATGTTTGTGTGGTTTCAGAGAAATGATATTACGAAGAGCCGGACCACGTTCGAACCGCCCGGGAGAGTTGTATTACCTATTTCCTCGTGAGCTGCAACATCAgaattgatttttttggtacgATGATTATCACGGTGAATCTCTTCAAAAATCGTCTAAGTTGAAACCAACCCCAAGTAAGTAAGGTAAAGAGAGCTGTGTGTATTCAATGCCTCAACAATctgcatcctcctccatccaTGATTCAACAGAACAGCTGGATTACAATTGTAATGAGCATTCGTCCTCTGATGCTCTACACAACCAGTCTATTAGTGCACTAGTGCCCGACCATATCATAGGAATATGTTGTTGTTTTGGTTGCACGTGTTTTGTTCTTGTGCTAATATTACTTGTAGCTCTGTTTATTGTAATAATCAGACAATAAGTTCCAAATTTATGAAGCTTTATTCCATATTAAATACAAGTTGTTCAAAATACATATCAGTTAGTCCCTCACATATGAAAATTTAAAGCAACGACTTATTTGCTTAGTTAATTGGGAAGACATCTTTCATTGAAACATTAATGACAAAGATCATTTCTCAAATTAGAACATTACATATTTGTCCAATGTGTAGCATGATTGTTTACCACAAACAGAGATGGTTTTAGAAGAACCTAAGACATCACAATATACTTGACTACACTACAACCACAACTTAAGTTAAAATGACACAGCAGATGGTTCCACCAAAAGCCTCAAACCAAGCGCAATCCAGCAATGCTTCCACTTTAACGTGTATGCCTTTTCGATTGCAATTTCATGCTCGAACCCCCTTCCAGTAATCGCTTTCTCCTGCATATTTGTATAACAGTCAAGATTAATTTCTGAAAAAGTTCTATTAAAAATTTTTGCTAATAAGTAACAAATAATTGAAACACTATTTTTTTGAAACAATTACAACCACTCTATAGGATCCTTTCAACTGCGTCTGTTGTGTCCTCTCGCATGACAACGACTACATGTTGAGACACGTATATTAACTTGCGATGATATTCTCTTCGTCCTTCTACGACCGGGCTGACTACGCACAGAAGGAGCCTGGATTACATCGGATTCAGCAACACAAGACTCACTGATGTCAAAGGTTGGGATAGGATTAATATGTCCTTTGTACGCAGCACGATACGCTTCGATCTTGAAATACTTGTCACAAAAATCATACACAGGCAACGCTTTCGTCTCAATGGCAGAGCAGGCGTGCTTGCACGGAAGCTTATTGATCTGCCAAGCTCTACATGAACAAGTCATATCCACTAAATCCACGGCAAATGACTTTTCACCATCAACAACCTCAAACTTCCAATCACACGAACGCTGAACTCTTAATATTCGGGATTCAATATATACGCTTGCAACAGACTTTTCTtttcttggacttaattcccTGGTTATGAGTAAAGTTGATTCACGTTGTCTGTGCATCATTTTCATTATCTGCACGTGTATGTGATCAACCATAGCAACAATAGGCAGATGACGAGCTGGCCTAACCTAACTATTCCAACACTCGGCTATATTCTTATTTATAATACCCCATCTATTACCAACAAACAATGCACTGACCCAACTCTGTGGATTAGAATTTACAATAAACCCTCTGGCAAGTGGCATTGACTCAAATATATTGTTTATATGTTGTTCGTACTCTTGAAAATACGGAGCATACACAACTTTCTTGAATACCGAAGACCAGTGCTTTTTGTTATGTCTGGGATAACTTCTCAATACCTAAAAAGATTAATAACAATTTCGATTGAGCTTATAAATGATCagataatatgaaaaaattaaattcaaattgcACAAGGATACGTAATTTCGAACGTACCTTCTTCATGAAATTATCCACTAAATGTCTCAAGCAATAAGCATGGAGACTCCCAAAAAATACTTGATTCACTGCCTTGATGATACTGGCATGTCTGTCTGAGAAAAATGTGAACTCGTCGAATGAAATGCATTGATAGTAAAGAAGCACACGACTCAAATGATAACAAAACCAATCCCAGTTCGAATTATTTTCCGCATCTACTATGACATAAGCAATTGTAAACAGATCATCGTTCGTATCTTTCGACACAGCAACTAAGATACATCATTTATACTTGTTCTTTATATGAGTACCATCCAAAAATATCAATGGCCTATAACCACTAACAAAACCAACggcacatgcatgaaaacaaATGAACAACCGTCTGAATTTTTTAGTCAAAGGTTCAATCTCACACTCTACAACACTACCAGGATTAGTCTTTTTAATAGCATCACAGTACCATCTTAATCTATCATAGCATCCTTCATTTGTGCCATGAATTTCATGCATCGCCAACTCCTTACCCTTCCATACTTTGCGGTATTCTAACTCTACCCCCAAAATCTCTTTGCAAGTTCATCTGCATTGTACACGGACGATAAGAGGGCTCTCCTCtcaatttttctttcacaacATTCGCTATCCAATAGGCATCGGCTCTAGGATGCCCTCTGCTACATAGATTGTTCTCACAACATCTATGTTGCAGTTTACATTTTCTGATAGCAAAAAGATTCTCTTTTATGTTTCGAAGCATAAATTCTCCAATCACAGCTCTTTTCACTACAAATCACAATAACCTTCTCGTTGTCATTTTTTACATAAACAAATGAACGTCTTGTAGCAACAAAAAAGTTTTTCGAACATTTCCTAAATTCACCTGCACCCTTGAATGTTTGTCCTACACCACGAATGAAATTAATCCAGACATCTATAGTGTTGGAGCAAGGGGCCTGTTCAACCTCGTTATCACTCTTCAACTGCGTGTCTTTCTCATCAACCCTTACCAGtttaatatacaattaataagataaaaaaagaacaataaccacaaaaacaaaatttaaaattttaaaaattaatcttgGTTTCAAACATCTAATTGATAATTTATACAAAGCAATCTACAATATTTtaacttcaattttttttattaaacatgTTGCTAAACATAACAAAATAGGATAATGAAAATACGTCTAATAAAGTATTTTACCTCCCATCATTCAAGTTGTTGAAgtgttcatttattttttttttgccctCAATTCAATCGTCGTAAGCTTTACACACATATGAAGATGAATCATATTAaggacatcatcatcatcatttaaTGACACAAGCATCTTATGCAATGAAGCTACGTATTGAAGAATAATGGATTTTGGagatatttctgcacattttttgCTCAGACTCGCAAAAACATCCATCAAGCTACAACCACTGAAGATTGAGATGACAAACAACTGCTTCTTGAATTTACAgcaacccaaaaatgaaagatttcAAGGACCACTTTCAGATTCCATTCTCAAACTACAAAAGAGGAATGTTCATCAATATAGTAAATCGAAGCATAATACATTCTTTCATAATATATTACACACAAACAGTACCAAATAACAATTTTTcagattattatattttaattctaataatttCATTCACAGAATAAATGTAATAATACACCACTAAAACCcccaaattaaaaattaaaattttataatcgagAACAATACAAAATATCAACTAATCTATCACAAAAACTCATCAAATGAACTGCATTCCCAGCAACATACGTAAAAATTGATATTGGTAAGCTAATCTGTAAAACCAACCCAATGCACGAAAACTCAATACCACCTTTACAATcataaaaaatctcaaacaattccatCAATTCAACATTTTAAATTTGCAAGACATACATCAAGCTATGACAATAATTTATTCGCccaaaatttaaaagatttcaaATCTTAAATCTAACCTGCAAATCTGTGAAAATTTCACTTTGAGCACAAAGATGGACAATTACCTACAACCCACGTCAATGTAGATCTTCAACATTGCCGAAGTAAACACAAATCTGCGACATTTTTATTAATGGATTAAACGATTAAGATTGACAGAGAAAAACTCGAGAGAGGAAAATCAAGAAAAAGGATCGATGAAAAGTAACGATTTCTCAGCAGaatcacgtttttttttttgttaacaaTATCAGGACATTTTGGTAAATTGGCCAAAATAAAGAATTGAAAAAAAGAGCGGGCTTTTGTCGAAAATTATGAACAAAGTATTTATgaaataaagaccgaagaaaaaTACATATTTGCTATTAAGATTTATCACAAATTTCCTCAAAAATGAATATTCGTTATCgttatctattattattttttattaaattaaacataaaataaagaaataaataccGACCCACTATTCTTCTACCATCTTCAGAAACTTTCCACAATCGGTGAGCTCACCTCCTCATCTCTTCAATTACATGATATACTGCTGAAATTGCTTGATCGTCCGGGTTCTTTCTTTGTTTCTCTCATCAGATTATTGTTATATTGGATCATATTTTAATTCTAGGCTGaaatttatggaattgaagtcGATTTTTTCTGAGATTCGCAATCGTTTGTGGATTTCATTCATGAATCTAACTTGCTCTCGATTTCATGTTCATTTTggagtttaatatttttattttgctaTTTTGTTTAAGGTCCTTGTGCTTTTGCATTTTTCCTTTATGGTATTCTATTCTGAATTCGTGTACTAAATGTCACGATCTTCTTTGTCTTaggtttttgatttttttgtgtaTCGGTGCCTGATCAATTTCCACCGTTTACGAAGAAATAATATGTGAATTTTCTTTTCAGGAAACAGAATAGGTGGGTTGATGTGTTAGAATATACATCTTATCTCAGAGCAGATAATATAGAGTATAGTTTTCGAAATTACCTGGGAATGGCTTGCAAGAGTTTTTGGGAATGCCTCCTGAAGGTTTTAAACTTCTTGTTTATCCTTGTGGGTCTGGCCATGATTGGCTATGGAGTTTACCTCTTTGTGGAGTATAAAACTGGTGCTTCCACCGGCAGTGAGCCCCCCACTGCATCCTCAAACACGGAGCTTATACAGCTTGGTCGACCCTTGTTGTTGTCGGTGTCTGTAGCCGATAGCATTTTTGATAATCTGCCCAAGGCATGGTATGAAGAGCAACTGCTTTTtaagtttgtttgtttttttttgtgttctatgcaaaaaaataatttgcCTTCATGTTCCTTTTTTGTGCACCGAGATAGGTATCTAATTATGAAAATTCGTTCTCTTTTGCTTGCACTTAGTTTGTGAGAAAATGGCCATGGAAGAATTGTTGTGCTAAAAATAAAGATCTGACTAAGCATGTTCTCTTTTGCTTGCATTTGCTTTGTGGGAAAATGCTGCATCACTTATGCTAAAAATAAATATCTTATTTAGTATGCATTACGGTTGTCTATCTGATGGTTTATCTGTTCGAAATCAGTTTGTTTGGTCGACAATCAAGATCGACTGGAGTTGTCCCAAATATTAATTGTTTTCTAACAAGATAAAactattcaattttttttgttgaaagtCAAATGACAACGTGTAAAAGGCGCAAGAGATTCTGTTCCGAATTGGATTTTTAGTTGTTGTACAATTTTGGTTTTCAGAATATAATCAACAATTGGTTGGGCTACCTTATCCAGTGCAGTTTTCAGTCACCACATGTAGTTTTTTTTCTTCATGTGCCATGATTGAGTGAATCAATAAGATCAACCTTTTCTTATTCATTCTTTGGTGGATGCAACTCATATGCTTTGTTTTTTTCCCCTTGGGGAAAGGGTATCTTGTGCCTATATCTTCTTGCCTCCTTTAGTTTATCATTTTTTCTTACTGTGATCCATGtattatcatttttatttcGGTATGCTTAATCGCTGCAACAGCTTTTGAGCATGTATTGTTAAAGACTCATGTTATGTGGGGAACACCGTTCATTCAGTCACATCAGGTGTAAAAATTGTCATCTGCCCTCTCATCAGTTTCATCCTTGTCAAGGAAGTGCAATTGAGTTAAGAGTCGAAAGAGGATAAGGGATGGAGGGGTAAGATTAGAGGAAAAAGAGGGATAAAAGAGGGAAAAACTAGAAGAGGGATGATGAAGTCTATCTTTTCAATGAGATTAGAAAATTCATTTATCAGCTTATCACATTCATAAAAAA comes from Henckelia pumila isolate YLH828 chromosome 4, ASM3356847v2, whole genome shotgun sequence and encodes:
- the LOC140861610 gene encoding uncharacterized protein translates to MRRFVFTSAMLKIYIDVGCRVDEKDTQLKSDNEVEQAPCSNTIDVWINFIRGVGQTFKGAVKRAVIGEFMLRNIKENLFAIRKCKLQHRCCENNLCSRGHPRADAYWIANVVKEKLRGEPSYRPCTMQMNLQRDFGGRVRIPQIAVSKDTNDDLFTIAYVIVDAENNSNWDWFCYHLSRVLLYYQCISFDEFTFFSDRHASIIKAVNQVFFGSLHAYCLRHLVDNFMKKVLRSYPRHNKKHWSSVFKKVVYAPYFQEYEQHINNIFESMPLARGFIVNSNPQSWIMKMMHRQRESTLLITRELSPRKEKSVASVYIESRILRVQRSCDWKFEVVDGEKSFAVDLVDMTCSCRAWQINKLPCKHACSAIETKALPVYDFCDKYFKIEAYRAAYKGHINPIPTFDISESCVAESDVIQAPSEKAITGRGFEHEIAIEKAYTLKWKHCWIALGLRLLVEPSAVSF